ACGGATTTTATCAGGAGATTGCGGAGCATATGGCGGCGGTGCTGCAGGTGCGGCCACAGGCCGTGGTGCGCGACCTGCACCCGGACTATCTTTCCACCCGGTTCGCGGAGGAATACGGACAGCGGCACGGGGTGCCTGTGCTGACACTGCAGCATCATTACGCGCACATTCACAGCGTGCTGGCGGAAAACAGGTACGAAGGTCCGGCTCTGGGGCTTGCGCTGGACGGCACCGGATACGGAGAAGACGGCACCATCTGGGGCGGGGAACTGCTCTATGTGGATACCGTGGAGCTGGAACACGAGCGCGTGGGGCAGCTTGCGCTTATGCCGTTGCCGGGGGGCGAGGCCGCCATCCGCGAGCCGTGGCGCATAGCGCAGGGACTGCTTTGGAATCTGGGCGTGCACGAACCGGATACGCGGCAATGGACGTGGTGGGAGTCTTTCGCGCAGGCGGCATCGTTTCTGCCGCAGGTGCTGGAGCGGCGCATAAACACGCCCATGACCTCATCCTGCGGGCGGCTGTTTGACGCGGTGGCCGCCATGCTGGGCGTGTGCCACACGGTGACGTATGAAGGGCAGGCCGCCATCATGCTGGAAAAGATTCAGGATTTTTCCGTGACGGAAGGGTACGGCTGCCCCGTGCTCACCGATGTTCAGCCCGCCGTGCTGGATACACACACCCTGTTCATGCAGGCCTATCTGGACTGGTGCATGGAAGTGCCGGCATCCGTCATTGCCCGCAGGTTTCATCTGGGCCTGATACGCGGCGCGGCGGACCTTGCGGCCATGGCGGCGGAGGTGCTGGGAATACACTCAGTGGGGCTTTCCGGCGGGGTGATGCAGAACCGGACCGTGAGCATTGAACTGCCGGAGGCATTGCGCGTCCGTGGCCTTACTCCGCTGGTGCACGGGCATCTGCCGCCCAACGATGGCTGCATATCGCTTGGACAGGCCGCATGGGGCCGGAAGATGCTGCTGTAGGAGGACCATATGGATTTCACTGATGAAGATACTCGTTCATGGAAGCAACATTATCCAACGTATGGATATAAGAGAAGGGATATTGTTGTCGAAGAATATAAGCTTGCTGCGGCGCTGCTTGAGGTTGAGGAGAAGGTTTTTGCTGGAGTGTCGAGTTTTGTATCGTTTCTTGGCGCAGTTATGGCGTATGTTTTTGTAGGCGGTGGCTTGAGTGCTATCGTTACTCTTTCTGATCGTAATAGAATTTTGTTTTTTTCTTCTGTTTTGTATGTGGCTTTGATTTTAATTTTTTCTGCAATGATTTCATACTTTGCTTATAGACAGAAAATTTCTGTTTTTTCTGCTAGAAAGGTTGTTATTCTTAGAGAGATTCTCGGAATGGATTATGGGGCATTGCAGTTGGTTTTACATAGGGGGCGTCATGATGGTGCAAGTAAGCCGTTTTCTATAAAAATTTTTAATGGATGGATTTCTTCCGCTGCGTATCCTTTTTATGTTTCTTCTGCCCTGTTGGCTTGTTCTTTGATGATTTTTGTTGATAGAATTGCAAGAGAAGTCCAATTTGAATTAACAGACTTTCAATATGGCATTATTGTTTTTGCTGCTTCTTTTATTCCTGTAATTATAGTAGGTTTAGTTTACAGAATTTCTCTTTTTGATGTTCATGAAAGAATGTTGCTTTTGGTTGGGCGTTTTTTGGCATGGATTTTAAGAGTGAAAATGGTTGATGATATAGAATATGTAATATATAGAAGCAGGCTGTCAGGGTATGAAGTTGAGCGGCTAAAAGTCAAATCAGAAGATTTTTTTAAAATATTAGTCAATATTGAAGATAAAAGCTACTATCGACATGGCGGTGTAAGTTTTCGTGGTATTGTTAGAGCTTTGCTTCATATTTTATTAAGAAAAAAACGTGTTGGTGGGTCTACCATAACGCAACAGCTGGCAAGGTCATTGTTCATTATTGATCAAAAAAAGGTCTATAGAAGGAAAACTGTTGAAATAATACTGGCGTTTTGGGTTAATTCTATTCTTAGTAAGCGCGAGCAATTAGAGATGTATATTGGCTCGGTGAGATTTGAGCATGGCGTTTATGGTGTTATTCCAGCGATGAAGTATTTCTTTGGAGATATTGTTGTTAAGCCATCAGAAGCACAGGTTTTTTTCTTGATAGAAAGGGTGTCTAATATTAATTCAAAGGTTTTGCTAAATAAGATACTCCAGCAGTGTAGAGCCTTGGTAGCTGACGGGGTGATTTCCAAAGAGGTTGTTTGTGAAATTGGAGACGTATATCATGATGCAGTACAGCGAAAGGTTGTTAAGGGTGACGATTTTTTGAAAGAAAGATTTATCTTCCAGTAGAATAGTCTATCTTTGGCACACGCCGCAGAAGACGGTGGTCCGGCCGGCGACTTTAGAGGTGAAAAGGGGGATGCCGCACTCCCGGCATGGTTCACCGCTTCTTCCGTAGACCAGAAAATTGTTCTGGAATGCTCCGGCATCGCCGTGGGCATCCCGGTAGTCCCGGATGGACGAACCGCATTCGCGGATGGCCTGCTGCAGCACAGCCTGCATGACCCCGTGCAGGGTGCGCAGTTGCTTCTCCGGTATGCTGTTGCAGGGAGCATCCGGCCTTATGCGGGCGCGGAAGAGCGACTCGTCCGCATAGATGTTGCCTATGCCCGCAATGACGGTCTGGTCCAGCAGGGCTGCCTTGATGCGGGTGCGGCGGTGGCGCAGCCGTTCCACAAAGGCCTGCTGCCCTGTTTCCAGCGGTTCAGGCCCCAGCGTTTGCCAGAAATCCCACTCCTTGAAATCCGCCTGCGCCAGTGCGCGGCAGTATCCGAACTTGCGGGCATCGTCAAAGAAGAGGCGGCGGCCGTCCGAGAGGTCGAAAATGAGCCGTGTGTGCGCGGCGGGCGGCGTATTTTGCGGGTAGACAAACAGGCGGCCTGTCATTTTGAGATGGAAGGCGATGTGGGTGGGACCGGGGGAACCTTCTTCGGCTGCGGCCATATCCATGAGCAGCAGCTTGCCCCGTCGGTGCACGCGCCGCACGGTGCAGCCCGCTGTTTTATGCGTAAGCAGGGCGCGGGTGCCATGCACGGTGGAGGCATTAAAGACATGCACGGCGGTGATGGTGCGGCCTTCCACTTGCGGGGCAAGCCCGCGTGCTATGGTTTCCACTTCCGGCAGTTCAGGCATGGGAATCCTCAGGGGGTATTGTTCCGGGCGGCTTTGCTCTGTCCATGAACGGGCAGCGCATGGGAAACGGGTATCGGTTATTGGGCTGATGGCTGATCGGTTATTGGGTCGGATATTTGGTCGGATACTTGGTCGAATACCTGTTCGGCTACCTAGCCAGATACTTGGTCAGATACTTAGTCGGAGACTTGGCCGCTTGTTTGATCCTTGCCCGGGTCTTTGCCCGAGTCCTTATCCTTATCCGAGCCACTATCCGGCGCACTGTCCGGGCCATTGCCCGGGCCATTGTCCGTGCCTGCATCCTGACCGATTTCCTGTCTGGAAGGCATGGACACCGAGAGGGTAAGCCGGGCCTCTCCCCGGCGTATGTCAAAAACCAGCGGGGCATTGGACTTGGCGGCCTCTGCACCTGCACGGTGCAGTACCCACATGGAATCCGTGGGCGTACCGTTTACGGAGAGAATGACATCGCCTGCCGCAAAACCGGCCTGTTCCGCGCGGGAACCGGGATTGACGGATTCTACCAGCGCCCCTTCCTCTGTCTGCACCAGCGTGAAACCCATGCGGCTTTTGTGGGCGAGGCGGCAGAAAAACCGCATGTCCGCTTCCTGCGGGTCAACAGGCTCGGTGCCGCGCCACGGGGAGAGCATGAGCACGGTGGATTCGGGCCGCAGGGTACGTATGCGGTGCGCCAGCCCCCATCCGAACTCCACATGCCCCGCGCCGATAAGCACCACCACAGGCGCGTTACGCGATTCATGCGCGGCAATGGCCTGCTCTGCCATGGCTGTATCCCAGAGAGATTGCACGAGGAAGAAGCGCTCCATGCTGCCTGCCAGCCTGTCCGGCTGTGCCGCAGCGTTTGCCTGTGTGCCAGAGTCTGCCTGTGGCCCTGAGTCTGTCTGTGCGCCGGTGTCCGGCTGTACGCCTGCATCCGGCTGTACGTCTGCGTCGGGCTGTGCATCGGTAGCCGACGGGGAGGGTACGTCCTGCCGGGTGGCGTTGCGCATGGTCCGCATGGCCTTGTGCGCGTTCAC
This region of Desulfovibrio psychrotolerans genomic DNA includes:
- a CDS encoding biosynthetic peptidoglycan transglycosylase, which gives rise to MDFTDEDTRSWKQHYPTYGYKRRDIVVEEYKLAAALLEVEEKVFAGVSSFVSFLGAVMAYVFVGGGLSAIVTLSDRNRILFFSSVLYVALILIFSAMISYFAYRQKISVFSARKVVILREILGMDYGALQLVLHRGRHDGASKPFSIKIFNGWISSAAYPFYVSSALLACSLMIFVDRIAREVQFELTDFQYGIIVFAASFIPVIIVGLVYRISLFDVHERMLLLVGRFLAWILRVKMVDDIEYVIYRSRLSGYEVERLKVKSEDFFKILVNIEDKSYYRHGGVSFRGIVRALLHILLRKKRVGGSTITQQLARSLFIIDQKKVYRRKTVEIILAFWVNSILSKREQLEMYIGSVRFEHGVYGVIPAMKYFFGDIVVKPSEAQVFFLIERVSNINSKVLLNKILQQCRALVADGVISKEVVCEIGDVYHDAVQRKVVKGDDFLKERFIFQ
- the mutM gene encoding bifunctional DNA-formamidopyrimidine glycosylase/DNA-(apurinic or apyrimidinic site) lyase, giving the protein MPELPEVETIARGLAPQVEGRTITAVHVFNASTVHGTRALLTHKTAGCTVRRVHRRGKLLLMDMAAAEEGSPGPTHIAFHLKMTGRLFVYPQNTPPAAHTRLIFDLSDGRRLFFDDARKFGYCRALAQADFKEWDFWQTLGPEPLETGQQAFVERLRHRRTRIKAALLDQTVIAGIGNIYADESLFRARIRPDAPCNSIPEKQLRTLHGVMQAVLQQAIRECGSSIRDYRDAHGDAGAFQNNFLVYGRSGEPCRECGIPLFTSKVAGRTTVFCGVCQR
- a CDS encoding ChaN family lipoprotein gives rise to the protein MAINRRHITGMLCILVCMTLLGGCAHRPQPPVSSLPPVTADMPADMPADMAEGSLLLHDASPASLDDFLRRARQADFILLGEGHTVPCDHLIQSRLLQVLAESGMRPAVGLEMLSTDRQPALDAVNNGTVPLADFADAVDWKKEWGYPFDLYRPVLETVYAHRLPLHALNVPQRIVRKVSRGGVSSLSDEERALLPERIIPASDAQREALQDMVNAHKAMRTMRNATRQDVPSPSATDAQPDADVQPDAGVQPDTGAQTDSGPQADSGTQANAAAQPDRLAGSMERFFLVQSLWDTAMAEQAIAAHESRNAPVVVLIGAGHVEFGWGLAHRIRTLRPESTVLMLSPWRGTEPVDPQEADMRFFCRLAHKSRMGFTLVQTEEGALVESVNPGSRAEQAGFAAGDVILSVNGTPTDSMWVLHRAGAEAAKSNAPLVFDIRRGEARLTLSVSMPSRQEIGQDAGTDNGPGNGPDSAPDSGSDKDKDSGKDPGKDQTSGQVSD